Proteins encoded by one window of Natronoarchaeum mannanilyticum:
- a CDS encoding helix-hairpin-helix domain-containing protein, with the protein MTVSVHVDDREPSSVVEAVREHPDVSDVDVRRLAAADVVVGSVGVERKTLRDYVNGVAAQSGPDVERQVEAMSEAFDHAYLLLEGDLADVDALPTGVSSAAIRGSMASITARRGVPVIPCSTLPILVDVAVRLGRKHTEDPSRRPVSPGAVTSRSEPTAKRMYACIEGIGPAIATALYDAYPSVEALLAADPVELARIDGIGEQRAQRIHDALRGIE; encoded by the coding sequence ATGACGGTCTCCGTGCACGTCGACGACAGAGAGCCCTCGTCGGTCGTCGAGGCGGTCCGGGAGCATCCGGACGTCTCTGACGTCGACGTCCGGCGGCTCGCAGCAGCTGACGTCGTCGTCGGATCGGTCGGCGTCGAGCGCAAGACCCTCCGGGACTACGTGAACGGCGTCGCCGCGCAGTCCGGGCCGGACGTCGAACGTCAGGTCGAGGCGATGAGTGAGGCGTTCGACCACGCCTACCTCCTGCTGGAGGGAGATCTCGCGGACGTCGACGCGCTGCCGACCGGCGTCTCGTCGGCGGCGATCCGCGGGTCGATGGCGTCGATCACCGCCCGTCGCGGCGTACCGGTGATCCCCTGTTCGACGCTGCCCATACTCGTCGACGTTGCAGTGCGACTCGGCAGGAAACACACCGAAGATCCCTCGCGGCGACCGGTATCGCCCGGGGCGGTGACGAGCAGAAGCGAACCCACGGCGAAGCGGATGTACGCCTGCATCGAGGGGATCGGGCCGGCGATCGCGACGGCGCTGTACGACGCCTATCCGAGCGTGGAGGCGCTCCTGGCGGCCGACCCCGTCGAGCTCGCTCGGATCGACGGGATCGGCGAGCAGCGCGCCCAGCGGATCCACGACGCGCTCCGCGGGATCGAGTGA
- a CDS encoding BGTF surface domain-containing protein: protein MTIDGFDADETVELREGLADDTANSERVEYIRADGDGHVTVNMKDYSGPHYIEANGGPYGSFWVEQQDFDASFASDTVESDSSVNLDLTSDNRDVQNFDVEISGEDANGNALDASTLSSIFGGTEEDGYVVVAGSSSITGDFSDQSTGNYSFDVNVADADASSSASVEVVEPVDADITFTQDSFEGQVGNEVSFTFNAQGVENDVYVKVGDEDDVNYEQHLRVSNLGEVGDNEDVTVTLNTYDVTWEVTESDANVNVENTVQDVPGALGNAGYELSIADQYGDNGNDYSTDYEQDVSFLNLNQRTSFNDATMSTWTAPQNAVDNADDLEDATLTETSTIAEGDELLVNVEAESVYGFVEEGDDIGSAANGVPGMQIKVTEDVSGPNRPDATNLWATFPDDGDADYQGELQGTVVNADQQNGSFTILMESEHGAALPTGSSLDTTIEIGANNNFVNNWDDDLESISGSFSLEERSIDWSDSASEVAASEDASATGTTNIAPGSTIDTRARTGGSSGFVERDTPTVMAGEDGNTFTASFDLSNEEAGTEFSLYAEDNSFENNNVEITSTLVEADAPPEAETQVSFGQDTYKVVKNSSVEVDVEVTAGAGGLDTSVPLTLAGDEVGTQSTGNLSADDTTTLTYNIDSTDLETGDHTLEVSVDDASASATLNVTEQKGEDNGTDNGTDNGTDNGTDNGTDNGTDNGTDNGTDNGTDNGTDNGTDNGTDNGGDSSDGQPGFGIAVAMLSLIGAAMLALRKRE, encoded by the coding sequence GTGACGATCGACGGTTTCGACGCCGATGAGACCGTTGAGCTTCGCGAAGGTCTCGCGGACGACACGGCGAACTCGGAACGTGTCGAGTACATCCGTGCTGACGGTGACGGTCACGTCACGGTCAACATGAAGGATTACTCGGGACCGCACTACATCGAAGCTAATGGTGGTCCCTACGGTTCGTTCTGGGTCGAACAGCAGGACTTCGACGCCAGCTTCGCCTCCGACACGGTTGAGTCGGACTCGTCGGTCAACCTCGACCTGACGAGCGACAACCGCGACGTGCAGAACTTCGACGTCGAGATCTCGGGTGAGGACGCCAACGGAAACGCGCTCGACGCGAGCACGCTCTCGTCCATCTTCGGCGGTACTGAAGAAGATGGCTACGTCGTCGTCGCTGGCAGCTCCAGCATCACTGGTGACTTCAGCGACCAGAGCACCGGCAACTACTCCTTCGACGTGAACGTGGCCGACGCGGACGCGTCGTCCAGCGCTTCGGTCGAAGTCGTCGAGCCGGTCGACGCTGACATCACCTTCACGCAGGACAGCTTCGAGGGCCAGGTTGGCAACGAAGTCTCGTTCACCTTCAACGCGCAGGGCGTCGAGAATGACGTCTACGTGAAGGTCGGTGACGAGGACGATGTCAACTACGAGCAGCACCTCCGCGTCTCCAACCTCGGCGAGGTCGGTGATAACGAGGACGTTACGGTCACGCTCAACACCTACGACGTCACGTGGGAGGTCACCGAAAGTGACGCCAACGTGAACGTCGAGAACACGGTTCAGGACGTGCCCGGCGCACTCGGTAACGCCGGCTACGAGCTGAGCATCGCCGACCAGTACGGTGACAACGGTAACGACTACTCCACCGACTACGAGCAGGACGTCTCGTTCCTGAACCTGAATCAGCGCACGTCGTTCAACGATGCGACGATGAGCACGTGGACGGCACCGCAGAACGCCGTCGACAACGCTGACGATCTCGAAGACGCGACGCTCACCGAGACGAGCACCATCGCAGAGGGCGATGAGCTGCTCGTCAACGTCGAGGCAGAGAGCGTCTACGGCTTCGTCGAAGAGGGTGACGACATCGGCTCCGCCGCCAACGGCGTCCCCGGCATGCAGATCAAGGTCACGGAGGACGTCTCCGGTCCGAACCGCCCCGACGCGACGAACCTCTGGGCGACCTTCCCGGACGATGGCGACGCTGACTACCAGGGCGAGCTTCAGGGCACCGTCGTGAACGCCGACCAGCAGAACGGTTCGTTCACCATCCTGATGGAGTCCGAGCACGGCGCAGCGCTGCCGACCGGCTCCTCGCTCGACACCACGATCGAGATCGGCGCCAACAACAACTTCGTCAATAACTGGGACGACGACCTCGAGTCCATCTCGGGTTCGTTCAGTCTCGAAGAGCGCAGCATCGACTGGTCCGACAGCGCGTCGGAAGTCGCGGCCTCTGAGGACGCGAGCGCAACCGGTACGACCAACATCGCGCCCGGCAGCACGATCGACACGCGTGCCCGCACCGGCGGATCGAGCGGATTCGTCGAGCGAGACACGCCGACCGTGATGGCCGGCGAGGATGGTAACACGTTCACCGCTTCCTTCGACCTCTCGAACGAGGAAGCCGGTACGGAGTTCAGCCTCTACGCAGAGGATAACAGCTTCGAGAACAACAACGTCGAGATCACCTCGACGCTCGTAGAAGCTGACGCCCCGCCCGAAGCCGAGACCCAGGTCTCCTTCGGTCAGGACACCTACAAGGTCGTGAAGAACAGCAGCGTCGAAGTTGATGTCGAGGTTACCGCCGGCGCCGGCGGTCTCGACACCAGCGTCCCGCTGACGCTCGCTGGCGACGAGGTTGGCACGCAGTCCACTGGCAACCTCAGCGCCGACGACACCACGACGCTCACCTACAACATCGACTCCACCGACCTCGAGACGGGCGACCACACCCTCGAGGTTTCCGTTGACGACGCCTCCGCCTCCGCGACGCTGAACGTCACGGAGCAGAAGGGCGAGGACAACGGCACCGACAACGGTACCGACAACGGCACCGACAACGGCACCGACAACGGCACCGACAACGGCACCGACAACGGCACCGACAACGGCACCGACAACGGCACCGACAACGGCACCGACAACGGCACCGACAACGGCACCGATAACGGTGGCGACTCCAGCGACGGTCAGCCCGGCTTCGGCATCGCCGTCGCCATGCTGTCGCTGATCGGCGCCGCGATGCTCGCGCTCCGGAAGCGCGAATAA
- the larC gene encoding nickel pincer cofactor biosynthesis protein LarC gives MRLLAFDGRTGASGDMLLAALLAAGADRDALAPVEAALDVEYVVSERTRAGIAATAVDVVLAGESGGDDADAHSDDHSQSHSHDADDHSHEHSHDADEHSHDHDHTHDHGHDADGHSHDHSHAEGAGPNRTFPEVIDIVEGMDLPESAEDDAKAIFRLLGEAEASVHGTDLSETHFHEVGADDAIADVVGTALLLDDLDVDRVVTTPVSAGGGTVEMSHGEYPVPAPAVVEIAERADWSLRGGPVDAELLTPTGAAILAHVAEGRAQLPDIDVAASGYGAGDLELEERPNVLRALVGEREGELRRDDIAVLETNVDDVAPEVLGGLQETLAEAGARDVTIVPTTMKKSRPGHLVKVIAKPEDAERVARRLAEETGTLGVRQGGASHRWIADRSFETARIEVDGDEFEIAVKIASDADGAVYDVSAEYDDAAAVAAETGRPIRELLRRAEAAIDAGVGE, from the coding sequence ATGCGACTTCTCGCTTTCGACGGCCGGACCGGCGCCAGCGGCGACATGCTGCTGGCCGCGCTGCTGGCGGCCGGCGCCGACCGCGACGCGCTCGCTCCCGTCGAGGCGGCGCTCGACGTCGAGTACGTCGTCTCCGAGCGGACGCGGGCCGGCATCGCCGCGACGGCGGTCGACGTCGTGCTCGCCGGCGAGTCAGGCGGGGACGACGCCGACGCTCACTCGGACGACCACTCTCAGAGTCACAGCCACGACGCCGACGACCATTCACACGAACACTCGCACGACGCCGACGAGCACTCGCACGATCACGACCACACGCACGATCACGGTCACGACGCCGACGGCCACTCGCACGACCACAGCCACGCCGAGGGCGCCGGCCCGAACCGGACGTTCCCGGAGGTGATCGACATCGTCGAGGGAATGGACCTCCCCGAATCGGCCGAGGACGACGCGAAAGCCATCTTCCGGCTGCTCGGCGAGGCCGAGGCGTCGGTCCACGGCACCGATCTCTCCGAGACGCACTTCCACGAGGTCGGCGCCGACGACGCGATCGCCGACGTCGTGGGGACGGCGCTGTTGCTCGACGACCTCGACGTCGACCGGGTCGTCACGACGCCGGTGTCGGCCGGCGGCGGCACCGTCGAAATGAGCCACGGCGAGTACCCCGTCCCGGCGCCGGCGGTCGTCGAGATCGCGGAGCGAGCCGACTGGTCGCTCCGGGGCGGCCCGGTCGACGCCGAACTGCTGACGCCGACGGGCGCGGCGATCCTCGCGCACGTCGCCGAGGGACGGGCGCAGCTCCCCGACATCGACGTCGCGGCGTCGGGCTACGGCGCCGGCGATCTGGAACTGGAGGAGCGACCGAACGTGCTCCGGGCGCTGGTCGGCGAGCGGGAGGGCGAACTTCGGCGGGACGACATCGCGGTGCTGGAGACGAACGTCGACGACGTCGCGCCCGAGGTGCTGGGCGGGCTCCAAGAGACGCTCGCGGAGGCGGGCGCGCGCGACGTGACGATCGTGCCCACGACGATGAAGAAGTCCCGGCCGGGCCACCTCGTGAAGGTGATCGCCAAGCCCGAGGACGCCGAGCGCGTCGCCCGGCGGCTGGCCGAGGAGACCGGGACGCTCGGCGTCCGACAGGGCGGGGCCAGCCACCGTTGGATCGCCGATCGCTCGTTCGAGACCGCGCGGATCGAGGTCGACGGAGACGAGTTCGAAATCGCGGTGAAGATCGCCAGCGACGCCGACGGTGCGGTGTACGATGTCAGTGCGGAGTACGACGACGCGGCGGCGGTCGCCGCCGAAACCGGGCGACCGATTCGAGAACTGCTCCGCCGGGCCGAGGCGGCGATCGACGCCGGGGTCGGCGAGTAA
- a CDS encoding ATP-binding protein, with the protein MVAGRDDAEALGHAALNTLPLSVAVLDADGVIVQTNESWETFADENDLCGDSVGANYISVCRSDSDDEIAIAVADAIEAVLAGERDQFIQEYPCHSPTERRWFTARVSRFERDGDAFAVVAHADITQRKLAELAAESRAEELEAERDTLAFLNQLVRHDIRNDVTLVAGWAELLDDHVDEEGREFLDQIVQTTDHITELTRTAADVVAAMEDDDPDLRAIALAPVLDAEVRKAEAKHDREHQPVEFRLDDVPGDVRVRADDLLSSLFSNLLNNAVLHNDSAVPTVEVDVGVGTDEVTVTVADDGPGIPEDRRESIFGRGEKGIESPGTGVGLYLVAELAGRYGGTVHVEDSDLGGAAFVVTLRRA; encoded by the coding sequence ATGGTCGCCGGCCGAGACGACGCCGAAGCGCTCGGGCACGCCGCGCTGAACACGCTCCCGCTCAGCGTCGCCGTGCTCGACGCCGACGGCGTGATCGTCCAGACGAACGAGTCCTGGGAGACGTTCGCCGACGAGAACGATCTCTGCGGGGACTCGGTCGGCGCGAACTACATCTCGGTCTGTCGTTCGGACTCGGACGACGAGATCGCGATCGCCGTCGCAGATGCGATCGAGGCGGTCCTGGCCGGCGAACGCGACCAGTTCATCCAGGAGTACCCCTGCCACTCACCCACCGAACGGCGATGGTTCACCGCGCGCGTGAGCCGGTTCGAGCGCGACGGCGACGCGTTCGCGGTCGTCGCGCACGCGGACATCACCCAGCGCAAGCTGGCCGAGCTCGCCGCCGAGTCGCGCGCCGAAGAGCTCGAAGCCGAACGGGACACGCTCGCCTTCCTCAACCAGCTCGTCCGTCACGACATCCGCAACGACGTGACGCTCGTGGCCGGGTGGGCCGAGCTGCTCGACGACCACGTCGACGAGGAGGGTCGCGAGTTCCTCGACCAGATCGTGCAGACGACCGATCACATCACCGAGCTCACCCGCACGGCGGCCGACGTGGTGGCCGCGATGGAGGACGACGACCCCGACCTGCGAGCGATCGCGCTGGCGCCGGTGCTGGACGCCGAAGTTCGAAAAGCCGAGGCCAAACACGACCGCGAGCACCAGCCCGTCGAGTTCCGCCTCGACGACGTGCCGGGCGACGTGCGCGTCCGCGCGGACGATCTCCTGAGCTCGTTGTTCTCGAATCTCCTGAACAACGCCGTGCTCCACAACGATTCGGCGGTGCCGACCGTCGAAGTCGACGTCGGCGTCGGAACCGACGAGGTGACCGTGACCGTCGCCGACGACGGCCCCGGCATTCCAGAGGACCGCCGAGAGTCGATCTTCGGGCGCGGCGAGAAGGGCATCGAAAGCCCCGGCACCGGCGTCGGCCTCTACCTCGTCGCCGAACTCGCCGGGCGATACGGCGGGACGGTTCACGTTGAGGATAGCGACCTCGGCGGGGCGGCGTTCGTCGTGACGCTGCGGCGGGCTTGA
- a CDS encoding CDC48 family AAA ATPase has product MNEVQLEVAKAYPNDSGRGIARLDPDTLLHLKLSPGDIIEIEGADTTAAKVWRADRQDWNTDTVRIDGFTRQNADVGIGERVSIRKAEAKKADSLVLAPPEEASVQFGSDAAGMVKRQILKRPVVERDIVPVMSSTNHPFMRSPGQAIPLIAVETEPEGVVLVTEDTDVELREEPISGFEKTGGGITYEDIGGLQSEIQRVREMVELPMKHPQIFKKLGIEPPQGVLLHGPPGTGKTLLAKAVANETSASFFSIAGPEIISKYYGESEQQLREIFEDATEESPSIIFIDELDSIAPKREDVTGEVERRVVAQLLTMMDGLESRGQVIVIAATNRVDSVDPALRRPGRFDREIEIGVPDETGREEILQIHTRGMPLSDDVNLGHLADETHGFVGADIESLTKEAAMKALRRYLPEIDLDEEDIPPSLIDRMIVKREDFRGALNEVEPSAMREVLVELPKISWDDVGGLEDAQQQIQESVEWPMSSPEKFERMGVNPPKGVLLYGPPGTGKTLMAKAVANETNANFISVRGPQLLSKWVGESEKAIRQTFRKARQVAPTVIFFDELDSLAPSRSQEMGSNVSERVVNQLLTELDGLEEMEDVMVIGATNRPDMIDPALIRSGRFDRLVMVGQPDVEGREQILKIHTDDTPLSPDVSLRELAEITDGYVGSDLESISREAAIEALREDDDAENVDMRHFRQALEDVRPTITDEILDYYEQMEEEFKGGGSGEAGRKGGGRIGFQ; this is encoded by the coding sequence ATGAATGAAGTTCAACTCGAAGTCGCGAAGGCCTACCCCAACGACTCGGGCCGCGGCATCGCACGCCTCGACCCGGACACGCTGCTGCATTTGAAGCTGAGTCCGGGCGACATCATCGAGATCGAGGGCGCCGACACCACCGCCGCCAAGGTGTGGCGCGCCGACCGACAGGACTGGAACACCGACACCGTCCGCATCGACGGGTTCACCCGACAGAACGCCGACGTGGGGATCGGCGAACGGGTGTCGATCCGGAAAGCCGAGGCGAAGAAGGCCGATTCGCTGGTGCTGGCGCCGCCCGAGGAGGCCAGCGTCCAGTTCGGCTCCGACGCCGCCGGCATGGTGAAACGCCAGATCCTCAAGCGGCCGGTCGTCGAGCGCGACATCGTGCCCGTGATGAGTAGCACGAACCACCCGTTCATGCGCTCGCCCGGGCAGGCGATCCCGCTGATCGCCGTCGAGACCGAGCCGGAGGGGGTGGTGCTCGTCACCGAGGACACCGACGTCGAGCTCCGCGAGGAGCCCATCTCCGGGTTCGAGAAGACCGGCGGCGGCATCACCTACGAGGACATCGGCGGCCTCCAGAGCGAGATCCAGCGGGTCCGCGAGATGGTCGAGCTGCCGATGAAACACCCCCAGATCTTCAAGAAGCTGGGGATCGAGCCGCCACAGGGCGTGCTGCTCCACGGCCCGCCCGGCACGGGGAAGACGCTGCTCGCGAAGGCCGTCGCCAACGAGACCTCCGCGAGCTTCTTCTCGATCGCCGGCCCGGAGATCATATCGAAGTACTACGGGGAGTCCGAACAGCAGTTACGCGAGATCTTCGAGGACGCCACCGAGGAGTCGCCGTCGATCATCTTCATCGACGAGCTCGACTCGATCGCGCCCAAGCGCGAGGACGTGACGGGTGAGGTCGAGCGCCGCGTCGTCGCCCAGCTGCTGACGATGATGGACGGGCTCGAATCCCGGGGTCAGGTCATCGTCATCGCGGCGACCAACCGCGTCGACTCGGTCGACCCCGCGCTGCGGCGCCCCGGCCGGTTCGACCGCGAGATCGAGATCGGCGTCCCCGACGAGACGGGTCGCGAGGAGATCCTCCAGATCCACACCCGCGGGATGCCGCTGTCCGACGACGTGAACCTCGGCCACCTGGCCGACGAGACCCACGGGTTCGTCGGCGCCGACATCGAGAGCCTCACGAAGGAGGCCGCGATGAAGGCGCTGCGGCGGTACCTCCCCGAGATCGACCTCGACGAGGAGGACATCCCGCCGAGCTTGATCGACCGGATGATCGTCAAGCGGGAGGACTTCCGCGGCGCGCTCAACGAAGTCGAACCTTCCGCGATGCGGGAAGTGCTCGTCGAGCTGCCAAAGATCTCCTGGGACGACGTCGGCGGCCTCGAAGACGCCCAACAGCAGATTCAAGAGAGCGTCGAGTGGCCGATGTCCAGCCCCGAGAAGTTCGAGCGGATGGGCGTCAACCCGCCCAAGGGCGTCCTGCTGTACGGCCCGCCCGGCACGGGGAAGACGCTGATGGCGAAGGCCGTCGCCAACGAGACCAACGCCAACTTCATCAGCGTGCGCGGCCCGCAGCTGCTCAGCAAGTGGGTCGGCGAGTCCGAGAAGGCGATCCGCCAGACGTTCCGCAAGGCGAGGCAGGTCGCCCCGACGGTGATCTTCTTCGACGAGCTCGACTCGCTGGCGCCCTCGCGGAGCCAGGAGATGGGCTCGAACGTCTCCGAGCGCGTCGTCAACCAGTTGCTGACCGAGCTCGACGGGCTCGAAGAGATGGAGGACGTCATGGTGATCGGCGCGACGAACCGGCCGGACATGATCGATCCGGCGCTGATCCGCTCGGGCCGGTTCGACCGCCTCGTGATGGTCGGCCAGCCCGACGTGGAGGGCCGCGAGCAGATCCTCAAGATCCACACGGACGACACCCCGCTGTCGCCGGACGTGAGCCTGCGCGAGCTCGCCGAGATCACCGACGGCTACGTCGGCAGCGACCTCGAGTCGATCTCCCGGGAGGCCGCCATCGAGGCGCTCCGCGAGGACGACGACGCCGAGAACGTCGACATGCGCCACTTCCGGCAGGCCCTGGAGGACGTCCGGCCGACGATCACCGACGAGATCCTCGACTACTACGAGCAGATGGAAGAGGAGTTCAAGGGCGGCGGGAGCGGCGAGGCCGGCCGTAAGGGCGGCGGCCGCATCGGCTTCCAGTAA
- a CDS encoding phosphohydrolase: MPEITVSDSLYQQIEDAADGGEVEDAMWEMVYLLQRTNDPT, translated from the coding sequence ATGCCCGAGATCACAGTGTCCGACTCGCTGTACCAACAGATCGAGGACGCCGCCGACGGCGGCGAGGTGGAAGACGCGATGTGGGAGATGGTGTACCTGCTCCAGCGCACGAACGACCCGACGTAG
- a CDS encoding PQQ-binding-like beta-propeller repeat protein — MRPPEQATTPDDDGVSCSRRQILRSAGVAGTAGIAGCTGVLDGPSDGTDRECTAAEPAASVSEYATHPRDDVTMFQRGLHRLGYYPDETVPESPTVNWEFPINFDGHTAAKSSPVPTPDGETIIIAGDKGRVDARSPNGKLQWTVQTGATNNGFHASPTVVDETAYLGGYDGDMYAFDVPSGEMVWHTPSEELDGATAIGSSAAYYDGTLYAISEFWNPSRGALWAFDAETGEPTWKSDRMWGQPHPSPTIDLDAGRILAGSNDGAVYCWAFPSLEFEWKFQAGPPGGPTGETKGDGAFNLGAQIKGTVAAHDGYGYVCSWDSRIYCLDLEDGTEEWSFDTGDVSMANPAVDPEQNVVYTGSDSGNVFALDADTGEELWATDVGGRVIGGLTVTAGTVLAGSYDSHLYALDKETGGRCWRVENRGRVTSAAVPVDGRIYYAERAVVSGYYDDDEETVMEAPGHAYCLVEDD, encoded by the coding sequence ATGCGCCCTCCAGAACAAGCGACGACGCCCGACGACGACGGTGTATCCTGCTCCCGTCGGCAGATACTGCGGAGCGCCGGCGTCGCCGGGACCGCCGGGATCGCGGGGTGTACGGGAGTTCTCGACGGCCCATCCGACGGAACGGATCGCGAATGTACGGCCGCCGAGCCCGCAGCGTCGGTCTCCGAGTACGCAACTCACCCGAGAGACGACGTGACGATGTTCCAGCGGGGGCTTCACAGACTCGGCTACTACCCCGACGAGACGGTTCCCGAGTCCCCGACCGTCAACTGGGAGTTCCCGATCAACTTCGACGGGCATACGGCCGCAAAGTCGAGTCCGGTCCCCACGCCGGACGGCGAGACTATCATAATCGCGGGCGACAAGGGTCGGGTCGACGCACGGTCGCCGAACGGAAAGCTGCAGTGGACGGTCCAGACCGGCGCGACGAACAACGGATTCCACGCGTCACCGACCGTCGTGGACGAAACGGCGTATCTCGGGGGGTACGACGGCGATATGTACGCCTTCGACGTGCCGTCCGGAGAGATGGTCTGGCACACGCCGTCCGAGGAACTCGACGGGGCGACGGCGATCGGATCGAGCGCCGCATACTACGATGGAACACTGTACGCCATCTCGGAGTTCTGGAACCCTTCGCGCGGAGCGCTGTGGGCGTTCGACGCGGAAACCGGCGAACCGACCTGGAAATCAGACCGGATGTGGGGACAGCCCCATCCGTCGCCGACGATCGATCTCGACGCAGGCCGGATCCTCGCCGGCTCGAACGACGGAGCCGTCTACTGCTGGGCGTTTCCGTCGCTCGAATTCGAATGGAAGTTCCAGGCCGGACCGCCCGGCGGTCCGACGGGTGAGACGAAAGGTGACGGCGCATTCAACCTCGGCGCGCAGATCAAGGGTACCGTCGCCGCGCACGACGGGTACGGATACGTCTGTTCCTGGGACTCCCGGATCTACTGCCTCGATCTTGAAGATGGGACCGAAGAGTGGTCGTTCGACACCGGTGACGTGAGCATGGCGAATCCGGCGGTCGACCCCGAACAAAACGTCGTCTATACGGGAAGCGATAGCGGGAACGTTTTCGCGCTCGATGCCGACACGGGCGAAGAGCTGTGGGCGACCGACGTGGGCGGACGCGTCATCGGCGGGCTCACGGTCACCGCGGGGACGGTGCTCGCGGGATCGTACGACTCGCACCTATACGCACTCGACAAAGAAACCGGCGGTCGCTGTTGGCGAGTCGAAAACAGGGGACGAGTCACCAGCGCGGCGGTGCCGGTCGACGGGCGGATCTACTACGCGGAGCGCGCTGTCGTCTCGGGCTATTACGACGACGACGAGGAAACCGTCATGGAAGCTCCGGGTCACGCGTACTGCCTGGTCGAAGACGACTGA